A single Oleidesulfovibrio alaskensis DSM 16109 DNA region contains:
- a CDS encoding MucR family transcriptional regulator has translation MDEALKQALEIVKAQASVRTMTEDEINSMVLKLAQSIQQITEGNIEPQEAEPAADPAKAIKEKSITCLECGKTFKILTRKHLGTHDLTPAEYREKWGYKKNLPLVCKTLQRERRKKMKDMKLWEKRKAKA, from the coding sequence ATGGATGAAGCCCTGAAACAGGCACTGGAGATTGTAAAGGCACAGGCCAGTGTGCGTACCATGACCGAGGATGAAATAAACTCCATGGTTCTTAAGCTCGCACAGAGCATCCAGCAGATTACCGAAGGCAATATCGAACCGCAGGAAGCGGAGCCTGCGGCCGATCCGGCCAAAGCCATCAAGGAAAAATCCATTACCTGTCTTGAATGTGGAAAAACCTTCAAGATACTGACCCGAAAGCACCTTGGCACCCACGACCTGACACCTGCGGAATACCGTGAAAAGTGGGGCTATAAAAAGAATTTGCCGCTTGTATGCAAGACACTGCAGCGTGAACGCCGCAAAAAAATGAAAGACATGAAGCTGTGGGAAAAGCGCAAAGCAAAAGCATGA
- a CDS encoding peroxiredoxin, which produces MNINMRQFSFAGILAVAVVCAFAIAAAPLRAAAHGPHQPDVYDMGTLQPVATVPLLHKGDAAPDFELPATDGTKVRLSSFRGSKNVVISFVPAAFTPVCSDQWPGYNIARELFHRHDAVLLGISADNTPSQHAWIQQMGGLWFPVLSDFWPHGATAAAYGVLRPEGVSERAIFVVDKQGRIAAAIISDINKRPDLGLIIDALKDLP; this is translated from the coding sequence ATGAATATCAACATGCGCCAGTTCAGCTTTGCGGGCATTCTGGCCGTGGCCGTCGTGTGTGCTTTCGCCATTGCCGCCGCGCCGCTCCGTGCCGCGGCCCACGGCCCGCATCAGCCCGATGTCTACGACATGGGCACCCTGCAGCCGGTGGCCACTGTACCCCTGCTGCACAAGGGCGACGCAGCGCCGGATTTCGAACTGCCCGCAACGGACGGGACCAAAGTCAGGCTTTCATCATTCCGCGGCAGCAAAAACGTGGTCATTTCCTTTGTGCCTGCCGCGTTCACGCCCGTCTGCTCCGACCAGTGGCCCGGCTACAATATCGCCCGCGAACTTTTCCACCGGCATGATGCCGTGCTGCTGGGCATATCCGCGGACAATACCCCCTCGCAGCATGCATGGATACAGCAGATGGGCGGCCTGTGGTTTCCCGTGCTGTCCGACTTCTGGCCACACGGCGCCACCGCCGCCGCTTACGGAGTGCTGCGGCCCGAAGGCGTGAGCGAACGCGCCATATTTGTGGTGGACAAGCAGGGCCGCATAGCCGCGGCCATCATAAGCGACATCAACAAACGGCCGGATCTGGGCCTGATAATTGACGCGCTGAAAGACCTGCCCTGA
- a CDS encoding peroxiredoxin family protein, which translates to MHRSLFYGRTLCAALLAALLLTAAAQAHPLKSGDSFPDIPLTGTLTPQQQQELGLKSGQAPVLSGIGTPFVLMEIFSMYCPFCQAEAENMNRLHTAIRQEGLDGTIAVIGLGAGNSQFEVDFFRTKYSVPFALFTDPELELHKQTGETATPHFYLISLKDRKPRVIYSHTGRMQSVDDMLQTLRSLTGRE; encoded by the coding sequence ATGCATCGTTCTCTTTTTTACGGCCGGACTCTGTGCGCGGCGCTGCTGGCCGCGCTGCTGCTGACGGCAGCCGCCCAGGCCCACCCCCTCAAGTCCGGCGACAGTTTTCCGGACATCCCGCTCACCGGCACACTGACCCCGCAGCAACAGCAGGAACTGGGACTGAAATCCGGTCAGGCTCCTGTTCTTTCCGGCATCGGAACGCCTTTTGTACTTATGGAGATTTTCAGCATGTACTGCCCGTTCTGTCAGGCAGAAGCTGAAAACATGAACAGACTGCACACCGCCATCCGTCAGGAAGGGCTGGACGGCACCATTGCCGTCATAGGACTGGGTGCGGGCAACTCGCAGTTCGAAGTGGATTTTTTCCGCACAAAGTACAGCGTACCCTTTGCACTGTTCACAGACCCTGAGCTGGAGCTGCACAAACAGACCGGCGAAACGGCAACACCGCATTTTTACCTTATCTCGCTGAAAGACCGTAAACCCCGCGTCATTTACTCGCACACGGGACGCATGCAGTCGGTGGATGACATGCTGCAGACGCTGCGTTCCCTCACCGGCAGGGAGTAA
- a CDS encoding DMT family transporter gives MTPSQARMLPVLALLVTMLLWSSSFIAMKVAVMELDPMLVMFGRMTAASLCFACCWRSLRRVTYRKGDWKPLLFMSLCEPCAYFVFEAYALRYTSASQAGMVVSTMPLFVAMAAFIFLRERLSRQVWAGFAVALCGVVWLTLAGEATEHASNPLLGNILECLAMASATGYVVTAKRLSSHYPPLFITAVQAFTGMVFFMPLAFRPGTALPETIPLLPALAVVYLGVAISLVAYGFYNYGVSKMPAGQASAFINLIPVLTLLMGQVFLDEVFTPQQYVAAALVLAGVVLSQTGSASDSGQQDTGRQNTV, from the coding sequence ATGACCCCGTCTCAAGCCCGCATGCTGCCCGTTCTGGCGCTGCTGGTAACCATGCTGCTGTGGAGCAGCTCGTTCATCGCCATGAAAGTGGCCGTTATGGAACTGGACCCCATGCTGGTCATGTTCGGTCGAATGACGGCGGCATCGTTGTGTTTTGCCTGCTGCTGGCGGTCTTTGCGACGGGTCACTTACCGCAAAGGCGACTGGAAACCGCTGCTGTTCATGTCGCTTTGCGAGCCCTGTGCCTATTTTGTGTTCGAAGCATACGCGCTGCGCTACACATCGGCATCGCAGGCGGGCATGGTGGTTTCCACCATGCCGCTCTTTGTGGCTATGGCTGCCTTCATTTTTCTGCGTGAACGTCTTTCGCGTCAGGTATGGGCCGGTTTTGCCGTGGCACTGTGCGGCGTTGTATGGCTCACACTGGCCGGAGAAGCTACAGAACACGCATCCAATCCCCTGTTGGGCAACATTCTGGAGTGTCTGGCCATGGCCAGCGCCACGGGGTATGTAGTGACGGCCAAACGTCTTTCCAGTCACTATCCTCCGCTGTTCATCACCGCGGTGCAGGCTTTCACCGGCATGGTGTTCTTCATGCCGCTGGCTTTTCGTCCCGGCACCGCCCTGCCGGAGACCATCCCCCTGCTGCCGGCCCTTGCCGTGGTATATCTCGGTGTGGCCATTTCGCTGGTGGCATACGGTTTTTACAACTACGGCGTTTCCAAGATGCCCGCGGGACAGGCTTCGGCATTTATCAATCTCATACCGGTACTCACGCTGCTTATGGGGCAGGTATTTCTGGACGAGGTATTCACCCCCCAGCAGTATGTTGCCGCTGCGCTGGTGCTGGCCGGTGTGGTGCTCAGCCAGACAGGTTCCGCCTCGGACAGCGGACAGCAGGATACCGGACGGCAAAACACCGTTTAG
- a CDS encoding VOC family protein, which yields MPRYTGVNHLALVTGDMDTTIRFWRDLLEMPIVAGLGKPGYRQYFLHIANRSMITFFEWDGVTPCEEKDHGYPAPGPAGFDHVSIGVETDDDLWELKDRLDAAGFWVSELVDHGFIHSLYSFDPNGIAIEFSCYVQAVDIVAHPRLTAAEPSAVTLEGPYPQKGHWPAATPAAPDHRRLYPGEGHEFLHTSTNAWQTEP from the coding sequence ATGCCCCGCTATACCGGAGTAAACCACCTTGCCCTTGTGACCGGAGACATGGATACCACCATCAGGTTCTGGCGCGACCTGCTGGAGATGCCCATAGTTGCCGGGCTGGGAAAACCCGGCTACCGCCAGTATTTTCTGCACATTGCCAACCGCAGCATGATCACCTTTTTTGAGTGGGACGGCGTGACCCCGTGCGAAGAAAAAGATCACGGCTATCCGGCGCCCGGACCGGCGGGGTTTGACCATGTGTCCATAGGGGTGGAAACCGACGACGACCTGTGGGAACTGAAAGACCGTCTTGATGCGGCAGGTTTCTGGGTTTCAGAACTGGTGGACCACGGATTCATCCACTCTCTTTATTCCTTCGACCCCAACGGCATTGCCATCGAGTTCAGCTGTTATGTGCAGGCTGTTGATATCGTCGCCCACCCGCGGCTTACCGCCGCCGAACCTTCTGCCGTAACGCTGGAAGGCCCGTACCCGCAAAAGGGGCACTGGCCGGCAGCCACCCCCGCAGCCCCGGACCACAGACGGCTGTACCCCGGTGAAGGACACGAGTTTCTGCACACCAGCACCAATGCATGGCAGACAGAACCATAA
- a CDS encoding ABC transporter permease produces the protein MSLPRGHARLGTTLLRLAPVLVPCGVLFTGGFALTLAQSLGYALPVPAPEGQPSAAAYRMLLQPYYLASFLLSVKVAFLSAAVSVVCGALLAVGVWRLPYRLQQAAVVYKVPLILPHVAVALLCLVFWSRSGLVSSLAWQTGLVTQQADFPAVLYGGSGLGMVLAYVYKEIPFVMLMSYAALKRLDHRLLDTAAMLGAGRLLTWRSVILPHLAPTLHPVFIILFLFAFGGFEVPYLLGESNPGMLSVEIYNLYFQRGLARRPEAMAVLTVMFLFSLVFVALYSRLVRRFGLGERKL, from the coding sequence ATGTCTCTGCCCCGCGGCCATGCCCGTTTAGGAACAACCCTGCTGCGTCTGGCCCCAGTACTGGTGCCCTGCGGCGTGCTTTTCACCGGCGGCTTTGCGCTTACTCTGGCGCAGTCGCTGGGGTATGCGCTGCCGGTACCCGCGCCGGAGGGGCAGCCGTCTGCCGCGGCATACCGTATGCTGCTGCAGCCCTATTACCTTGCTTCGTTTCTGCTTTCCGTAAAAGTGGCCTTTCTGTCCGCAGCCGTATCCGTGGTATGCGGTGCCCTGCTGGCGGTGGGGGTGTGGCGTCTGCCGTACCGTCTGCAGCAGGCCGCCGTGGTGTACAAAGTGCCGCTGATTCTGCCGCATGTGGCTGTGGCGTTGCTGTGCCTTGTGTTCTGGTCGCGTTCGGGGCTTGTCTCCTCTCTGGCATGGCAGACGGGCCTTGTGACGCAGCAGGCCGATTTTCCCGCCGTGCTGTACGGCGGCAGCGGGCTGGGCATGGTGCTGGCCTATGTCTATAAAGAAATTCCCTTTGTCATGCTCATGTCCTATGCCGCGCTGAAACGGCTGGACCATCGGCTGCTGGACACCGCCGCCATGCTGGGGGCGGGGCGGCTTCTGACATGGCGTTCCGTCATTTTGCCGCATCTGGCGCCTACGCTGCATCCCGTATTTATCATTTTGTTTCTTTTTGCCTTCGGCGGGTTCGAGGTGCCGTACCTGCTGGGCGAAAGCAATCCCGGCATGCTGAGTGTGGAGATTTACAACCTGTATTTTCAGCGGGGGTTGGCCCGCCGCCCGGAAGCCATGGCGGTGCTGACGGTCATGTTTCTGTTCTCTCTTGTTTTTGTGGCGCTGTACAGCCGGCTGGTGCGTCGTTTCGGACTGGGGGAACGCAAACTGTGA
- a CDS encoding SAM-dependent methyltransferase, translated as MTRRTVYLAAKGYTEDLLQELGHAGVHVTEIRDRLVLAQGAAVHAAWAQNIWLEPEFITISSIKDGARQLRQRQRNWALCAAGGNHGRAKLIQSSLPHVSAKPVVFGSEAPRAPLGSWTLWEPDTILASAACTSAFADGEVLFEEDRQTPPTRAYLKLWEAFTITGCRPREDELCLDLGSSPGGWSWVLAQCGARVFSVDKAALAPHIAAHPHIDFCSGSAFGLDPRHAGDVDWLCCDVICYPDRLLAMVARWLELGSVRNFVCTLKFQGETDHETARQFAAIPGSRLVHLSCNKHELTWMRLDPRQI; from the coding sequence ATGACACGCCGGACAGTGTATCTGGCCGCAAAAGGCTACACGGAAGACCTGCTGCAGGAACTCGGCCATGCCGGAGTACATGTAACAGAGATCCGCGACAGGCTGGTTCTTGCGCAGGGGGCCGCTGTTCATGCTGCATGGGCACAGAACATCTGGCTCGAACCGGAGTTCATCACCATCAGTTCCATAAAGGACGGTGCGCGGCAGCTCCGGCAAAGGCAGCGTAACTGGGCGCTGTGTGCGGCCGGCGGCAACCATGGCAGGGCAAAGCTCATCCAGTCGTCTCTGCCGCATGTCTCGGCAAAGCCGGTGGTCTTCGGCAGTGAGGCACCCCGGGCGCCGCTGGGGTCGTGGACTCTGTGGGAACCGGACACCATACTTGCATCCGCAGCCTGCACCAGCGCCTTTGCCGACGGCGAGGTACTTTTTGAAGAAGACAGGCAGACTCCGCCCACCCGCGCTTATCTCAAGCTGTGGGAAGCTTTCACCATAACGGGATGCAGACCGCGGGAAGACGAGCTGTGCCTCGATCTGGGCAGCAGCCCCGGCGGCTGGAGCTGGGTGCTGGCACAATGCGGGGCCCGCGTGTTCAGTGTGGACAAGGCGGCACTTGCCCCGCACATTGCCGCGCATCCGCACATCGACTTCTGCTCCGGCAGTGCGTTCGGGCTGGACCCGCGCCACGCAGGCGATGTGGACTGGCTGTGCTGCGACGTCATCTGCTACCCCGACAGACTGCTGGCCATGGTGGCGCGCTGGCTTGAGCTGGGTTCGGTACGCAACTTCGTCTGCACGCTGAAGTTTCAGGGCGAGACAGACCACGAAACGGCGCGGCAGTTCGCCGCCATTCCCGGTTCGCGTCTTGTGCATCTTTCGTGCAACAAACACGAGCTCACATGGATGCGGCTTGACCCGCGGCAGATATAA
- a CDS encoding ABC transporter permease encodes MKQVFFVFLVFFFGLPVVVLALYAAAPGWSWPHLLPQDFSARAVQYLWQQRAEIGRHIGTSLWYALLTTGLSFVLCLAPARHFARCTFRGRALLEALLLAPALVPVMTFSMGVHHVFIITGLADTVTGVVLVLTVFCYPYMLRALTAGFASFGEGYDLCARNLGAGWWLRLTRVELPLLTPAVVAGASVVFLVAFSDYFLVFLIGGGVVPSFTGYLFPLLASSDRALASALSLVFLVIPVVLFVLVELLVARVYRRRGMY; translated from the coding sequence GTGAAACAGGTATTTTTTGTTTTTCTGGTATTTTTTTTCGGTCTGCCTGTGGTTGTGCTGGCACTGTATGCCGCGGCACCGGGCTGGAGCTGGCCGCATCTGCTGCCGCAGGATTTTTCGGCACGCGCAGTACAGTACCTGTGGCAGCAGCGGGCGGAAATAGGCAGACACATAGGCACGTCGCTGTGGTATGCCCTGCTGACAACGGGGCTGAGCTTTGTGCTGTGCCTTGCTCCGGCGCGGCATTTCGCCCGGTGCACGTTCAGGGGGCGGGCCCTGCTGGAAGCTCTGCTTCTTGCGCCCGCGCTGGTGCCGGTGATGACATTCTCCATGGGAGTGCACCATGTCTTTATCATCACCGGTCTGGCAGATACCGTCACCGGCGTGGTGCTGGTTCTTACCGTGTTCTGTTATCCGTACATGCTGCGGGCGCTGACGGCCGGTTTTGCCTCGTTCGGCGAAGGGTATGACCTGTGTGCGCGCAATCTGGGTGCCGGATGGTGGCTGCGGCTGACCCGCGTGGAACTGCCGCTGCTGACTCCTGCCGTGGTTGCCGGAGCCTCCGTTGTTTTTCTGGTGGCGTTTTCAGACTATTTTCTGGTGTTTCTTATCGGCGGCGGGGTGGTGCCTTCATTCACGGGCTATCTGTTTCCGCTGCTCGCTTCTTCTGACAGGGCGCTGGCATCGGCGTTGTCACTGGTGTTTCTTGTTATTCCCGTTGTTCTTTTTGTTCTGGTGGAACTGCTTGTGGCGCGTGTTTACCGCAGACGCGGCATGTACTAG
- a CDS encoding chloride channel protein, translating to MTTDDDGGRNGSRDDGTCPVPSRPFSLRSLQHGWRTLRSGRLARLDSHLPMLLMAVLVGVLGGYGAVLFKFVIKGVQFLFYGNTADFLEFHDSVPYWAVIAAPAAGGLAVGYLVSRFAREARGHGVPEVMEAIALHDGRIRKRVALVKIFASAISISSGGSVGREGPIVQIGSGIGSTVGQMLKVGRPQRRTLVGCGAAAGIAATFNAPVAGVLFALELLLGDFGLAAFSPVVLSSVVATTISRHYFGDFPAFVVPGYEVVSLWEYGIYPFLGIVCGAVAVIFVTVLYRTEDLCEAVRLPDPLKACLGGAAVGCMLLWFPHVFGVGYGGINLALQNGLGWQMMLLLVGVKIIATSVTIGSGGSGGVFAPSLFIGSMTGGFFGWAAGQLFPGITALPGAYALVAMGGLVAGTTHAPITAILIIFELTGDYQIILPLMVTCILATVTASTLKDGSIYTIKLLRRGVDIAGGMEQNLLRSLKVGEFMRADPPTIWEGTPLHDVILAFRQRDVSYLHVVDREGGLKGIISFRDLRAVLADEYPARLVIAGDIATTRLVTVTEGDSIQCALGRMSRSGIAQLPVVELGDARRLKGILREKDVIHAYDMAVVRRQMEHGAP from the coding sequence ATGACAACGGATGATGACGGCGGACGGAACGGAAGCCGCGATGACGGGACCTGCCCCGTACCGTCCCGGCCTTTTTCGCTGCGCAGTCTGCAGCACGGCTGGCGGACTTTGCGGTCGGGGCGTCTTGCCAGGCTGGACAGCCATCTGCCCATGCTGCTTATGGCTGTGCTGGTGGGGGTGCTGGGCGGATACGGCGCGGTGCTGTTCAAGTTTGTCATCAAAGGTGTGCAGTTTCTTTTTTACGGAAACACTGCGGACTTTCTTGAATTTCATGACTCGGTGCCGTACTGGGCGGTCATTGCCGCTCCTGCCGCGGGCGGGCTGGCGGTCGGCTATCTTGTTTCGCGTTTTGCCCGCGAGGCGCGGGGGCACGGCGTGCCGGAGGTAATGGAGGCCATTGCCCTGCATGACGGGCGTATCCGCAAGCGGGTGGCGCTGGTCAAGATTTTTGCCTCGGCCATCAGCATAAGTTCCGGCGGCTCGGTGGGGCGCGAAGGGCCCATCGTGCAGATAGGGTCGGGCATAGGGTCCACCGTGGGACAGATGCTCAAAGTGGGCAGGCCCCAGCGGCGTACTCTGGTGGGCTGCGGTGCTGCCGCGGGCATCGCCGCCACGTTCAACGCGCCGGTGGCCGGTGTGCTGTTCGCCCTTGAACTGCTGCTGGGTGATTTCGGTCTGGCGGCGTTTTCTCCCGTGGTGCTTTCATCCGTGGTTGCCACCACCATTTCACGCCATTATTTCGGCGACTTTCCCGCGTTTGTGGTGCCCGGCTACGAAGTTGTCTCGCTGTGGGAGTACGGCATCTATCCTTTTCTGGGCATTGTGTGCGGCGCGGTGGCGGTGATTTTTGTGACGGTGCTGTACCGTACTGAAGACCTGTGCGAGGCAGTGCGCCTGCCGGACCCGCTCAAAGCCTGTCTGGGCGGAGCCGCCGTGGGGTGTATGCTGTTGTGGTTTCCTCATGTTTTCGGTGTGGGATACGGCGGCATCAACCTTGCCCTGCAGAACGGTCTGGGGTGGCAGATGATGCTGCTGCTTGTGGGGGTTAAAATCATCGCCACGTCTGTAACCATCGGCAGCGGTGGGTCCGGCGGGGTGTTCGCTCCTTCGCTTTTCATAGGTTCCATGACCGGTGGTTTTTTCGGCTGGGCCGCGGGGCAGCTTTTTCCCGGTATAACGGCATTGCCGGGCGCATATGCGCTGGTCGCCATGGGCGGTCTGGTGGCCGGCACCACCCACGCTCCCATTACAGCCATTCTGATTATTTTTGAACTGACAGGCGACTACCAGATAATTCTGCCGCTTATGGTCACCTGCATACTGGCCACCGTGACGGCTTCCACTCTGAAAGACGGCTCCATTTATACCATAAAGCTGCTGCGCCGCGGGGTGGATATTGCCGGCGGCATGGAGCAGAACCTGTTACGCAGTCTCAAGGTGGGCGAATTCATGCGGGCGGACCCGCCCACCATATGGGAAGGCACGCCGCTGCATGACGTGATTCTGGCTTTTCGCCAGCGTGATGTCTCGTACCTGCATGTGGTGGACAGGGAGGGCGGACTGAAGGGCATTATTTCGTTCCGCGACCTGCGTGCAGTGCTGGCGGATGAATACCCGGCGCGCCTTGTCATTGCCGGCGACATAGCAACCACGCGTCTTGTCACGGTGACGGAGGGCGATTCCATACAATGCGCGCTGGGGCGGATGAGCCGCAGCGGCATAGCCCAGCTGCCGGTTGTGGAACTGGGGGATGCCCGCCGGTTGAAAGGCATACTGAGAGAAAAAGATGTCATTCATGCCTATGATATGGCTGTGGTGCGGCGTCAGATGGAGCATGGTGCCCCCTAG